From the genome of Bacteroides sp. MSB163, one region includes:
- the glf gene encoding UDP-galactopyranose mutase — MEKYIYDYLVVGSGLFGSVFAQIMNENGKKCLIIDKRNHTGGNIYTKEENDIKIHWYGAHIFHTDNEEVWRYINRFAKFNNYVNSPLAYSEGRLYNLPFNMNTFNKLWNVNTPEEAKHKIQEQCSKYKDISQPANLEEQALKLCGDDIYYTFIKEYTEKQWGRPANQLPASIIKRIPFRLTYNNNYFNDPYQGIPKDGYTALTNNLLKDIDVQTDTNYFDNIPYFQSIAEKILFTGCIDEYFEYKFGRLDYRSLKFEHIHLDTDNYQGNAVINYNEAKYPFTRIIEHKHFEFGKQPSTIITKEYPQEYTPSDEPYYPINDEKNLKCFNKYKALAEKDSRVIFGGRLGQYAYFDMDDTIASAILLTKKELSI; from the coding sequence TATATGACTATCTCGTTGTGGGTTCCGGTTTATTCGGTTCTGTTTTTGCTCAAATTATGAATGAAAACGGAAAGAAATGTCTGATTATTGACAAGCGTAACCACACTGGAGGAAATATTTACACTAAAGAAGAAAATGATATAAAAATACATTGGTATGGAGCACATATATTCCATACGGACAATGAAGAAGTCTGGCGTTACATAAACAGATTCGCAAAATTCAACAATTACGTTAACTCCCCTCTGGCATACAGCGAAGGAAGGCTTTACAATCTTCCTTTTAATATGAATACATTCAATAAGTTATGGAACGTAAATACTCCGGAAGAAGCAAAACATAAGATTCAGGAACAATGCTCTAAGTATAAAGACATATCCCAGCCTGCCAATCTGGAAGAGCAAGCACTGAAACTTTGCGGAGACGACATATATTACACTTTTATTAAGGAATATACAGAAAAGCAATGGGGACGCCCCGCCAACCAACTGCCGGCTTCCATCATCAAAAGAATACCTTTCCGCCTTACTTATAACAATAACTACTTCAACGATCCCTATCAAGGCATCCCTAAAGATGGATACACAGCACTCACCAATAATCTGTTAAAGGATATCGATGTTCAAACCGATACGAACTATTTTGATAACATACCCTATTTTCAGAGTATAGCAGAAAAGATACTTTTCACAGGTTGCATCGACGAGTATTTTGAATATAAGTTTGGCAGACTGGATTACAGAAGCCTGAAATTTGAACATATCCATCTGGATACTGACAATTATCAAGGTAATGCCGTAATCAACTACAATGAAGCTAAATACCCGTTTACACGAATCATCGAACATAAACATTTTGAATTCGGGAAACAGCCTTCAACCATCATAACCAAGGAGTATCCTCAGGAATACACACCTTCCGACGAACCTTACTATCCCATCAATGATGAAAAGAATTTAAAATGCTTCAATAAGTATAAGGCATTGGCAGAAAAAGATTCCCGTGTCATTTTCGGAGGACGTTTGGGACAATATGCATATTTCGATATGGATGATACTATTGCATCCGCCATATTGCTCACTAAAAAGGAGTTATCAATCTAA
- a CDS encoding galactofuranosyltransferase codes for MTRYYLSKNYNGLNNAGNKAKTDIEEILSKLGYKNAGLPQTTYSNKIAGFLITLAGVLKVLFTVSANDVVVVQYPFKKYYSFVCNIIHLKRGKVITIIHDLGTFRRKKLTAEQEIKRLNHSDVLIVHNDKMKKWLEEQRYTKPMVCLEIFDYLSPSVNNNTQEPNQKPIKVIYAGALTYKKNRYLYSLNDVMSKWQFELYGGGFEEDKIEDKTLFKFKGFVPSDQLIEQVSAHFGLIWEGDSIHTCSGDFGIYLRINNPHKVSLYIRCNLPIIIWKEAALASFVAKNKIGVCIDSLEELDSILSSISTESYDEMVRNVKEINKKIASGYYCKRAVENAESFFIVL; via the coding sequence ATGACCCGATATTATCTATCCAAAAACTATAATGGTCTGAACAATGCAGGTAATAAGGCAAAAACAGATATAGAAGAAATTCTCTCTAAACTGGGATATAAAAATGCCGGACTACCGCAAACCACTTATTCCAACAAGATAGCAGGCTTTTTAATAACCCTTGCCGGAGTACTAAAAGTTTTGTTTACAGTTTCTGCCAATGACGTGGTAGTCGTCCAGTATCCTTTCAAGAAGTATTACTCTTTCGTATGTAATATCATACACTTGAAACGGGGAAAGGTTATCACGATTATCCATGACCTGGGAACTTTCAGAAGAAAGAAGTTGACAGCTGAACAGGAAATCAAACGCCTCAACCATTCGGATGTACTGATCGTACACAACGATAAGATGAAGAAATGGCTGGAAGAACAAAGATATACCAAACCTATGGTATGCCTGGAGATTTTCGATTATTTATCTCCTTCCGTAAACAACAATACACAGGAACCTAATCAGAAACCAATTAAGGTGATCTATGCAGGAGCGCTGACTTACAAGAAAAACAGATACCTGTACTCTTTGAATGATGTGATGTCAAAATGGCAATTTGAACTTTACGGCGGAGGATTCGAGGAAGACAAAATAGAAGATAAGACATTGTTCAAATTTAAAGGTTTTGTGCCTTCTGATCAGTTAATAGAACAAGTCAGCGCACACTTTGGCTTAATATGGGAAGGAGACTCTATCCATACCTGCTCGGGAGATTTCGGAATATACCTGAGGATAAACAATCCGCACAAGGTATCCTTATACATACGCTGCAATCTTCCCATAATTATATGGAAAGAAGCAGCATTGGCCTCATTTGTAGCTAAGAACAAAATAGGCGTGTGTATTGATTCACTGGAAGAGTTAGACTCCATATTATCATCCATCTCTACAGAATCCTATGACGAAATGGTCAGGAATGTAAAAGAGATCAACAAAAAGATTGCATCGGGCTATTATTGCAAAAGAGCAGTAGAAAATGCGGAAAGTTTTTTTATAGTTTTATAA